One region of Chryseobacterium sp. C-71 genomic DNA includes:
- the topA gene encoding type I DNA topoisomerase, producing MSKNLVIVESPAKAKTIQKYLGKDFEVKSSFGHIRDLPKKGMGIDLATFSPDYEVSADKKKLVTELKSAVKKAEMVWLASDEDREGEAIAWHLADELKLKPENRKRIVFHEITKNAILKAIENPRDIDQNLVNAQQARRVLDRIVGFEMSPVLWKKVKPGLSAGRVQSVAVRLVVEREKEIRQFTPKASFKLDGVFLNKAEQEIAAKLKKDFDKEEDAEKFLELARTTEFKVLNVETKPGTRSASAPFTTSTLQQEASSRLGYNVTNTMRLAQRLYEEGFITYMRTDSVNLSQEAIEGAKNQITSEYGAEYSAPRKYTTKSASAQEAHEAIRPTDFSVKSIGDVQLSKLYQLIYRRTLASQMANAKIEKTVIEIGNAKLPQHFEAQGEVIIFDGFLKVYGIVKTEDEDEENNEKLLPKVTLGEVLDYKKITATEKFTRPAARFTEAMLVKKLEELGIGRPSTYAPTIQTIQNREYVDKRELEPQTREVVKISLAKDKIKKEVLEDKFGGDKNKFIPTDIGEVVNDFLTNNFAEILDYGFTARVEESFDEIANGEQKWKEMMTDFYSKFHPRIEDVEENADRANGERLLGVDPKSGKNIYARIGRFGPMIQIGEQDDEEKPIFASLMAGQNIATIALEDALELFKLPFELNDFEDQSVTIGVGRFGPYVKWGETYISIPKGEDPLSIDQNRAEEIIAEKKLADAPIANFKGEPITKGTGRFGPFIKYQSIFINVPKRYDFDNLSQSDINELVEAKLEKEANRYIQQWEKEKISLENGRWGPFIKFGKAMFKIPKKKDDTKYEADDLKEVSLDEVKKWITAQDPKAFAEKKKPAAKKPAAKKATTAKKAPAKKPAARNNKF from the coding sequence ATGTCGAAAAATTTAGTAATCGTCGAGTCTCCGGCAAAAGCAAAAACTATTCAGAAATATTTAGGGAAGGATTTCGAAGTCAAATCGAGCTTCGGGCACATCCGTGACCTTCCAAAAAAAGGAATGGGAATTGACCTTGCCACCTTCAGTCCGGATTACGAAGTTTCCGCCGATAAAAAGAAATTGGTCACAGAATTAAAGTCTGCCGTAAAGAAAGCCGAAATGGTTTGGCTCGCTTCCGATGAGGATCGCGAGGGTGAAGCGATCGCCTGGCATTTGGCAGATGAATTAAAACTAAAACCGGAAAACAGAAAAAGAATCGTCTTTCACGAGATTACCAAAAATGCAATATTAAAAGCAATTGAGAATCCGAGAGATATTGATCAGAACTTAGTCAACGCTCAACAGGCGAGAAGAGTTCTAGACAGAATCGTAGGTTTCGAAATGTCTCCCGTACTTTGGAAAAAAGTAAAACCGGGATTGTCTGCAGGAAGAGTGCAGTCGGTAGCTGTAAGATTGGTGGTAGAAAGAGAAAAAGAAATTCGTCAGTTTACTCCAAAAGCAAGTTTCAAGCTTGATGGAGTTTTCTTAAATAAAGCAGAACAGGAAATCGCTGCAAAACTTAAAAAAGATTTCGATAAAGAAGAAGACGCAGAGAAATTCTTAGAATTAGCAAGAACGACAGAATTCAAAGTTCTGAATGTGGAAACCAAACCTGGAACACGTTCTGCTTCTGCACCCTTTACGACTTCTACGCTTCAGCAGGAAGCTTCTTCAAGATTAGGTTATAATGTAACCAACACCATGCGTCTGGCTCAGAGATTATATGAAGAAGGATTCATTACTTATATGAGAACCGACTCCGTAAACCTTTCTCAGGAAGCCATTGAAGGTGCAAAAAATCAAATTACTTCAGAATATGGAGCAGAGTATTCTGCACCAAGAAAATATACCACCAAATCTGCTTCAGCGCAGGAAGCTCACGAGGCAATCCGGCCTACAGATTTTTCTGTAAAATCGATCGGTGATGTTCAGTTGAGCAAATTATACCAATTAATTTACAGAAGAACATTGGCTTCTCAGATGGCAAATGCCAAAATTGAGAAAACTGTGATCGAAATTGGTAATGCAAAACTTCCGCAGCATTTTGAAGCGCAGGGTGAGGTCATCATTTTCGACGGTTTCCTAAAGGTTTACGGAATCGTAAAAACTGAAGACGAAGACGAAGAAAACAACGAAAAACTATTGCCAAAAGTTACCCTAGGTGAAGTTTTAGATTATAAAAAAATTACCGCTACAGAAAAATTCACAAGACCGGCAGCAAGATTTACCGAAGCTATGTTGGTGAAAAAACTGGAAGAATTGGGAATTGGCCGTCCGTCAACGTATGCGCCAACCATTCAGACTATTCAAAACCGTGAATATGTAGACAAAAGAGAATTGGAACCGCAGACTCGTGAAGTGGTGAAAATATCTTTGGCAAAAGATAAAATCAAAAAAGAAGTTCTTGAAGATAAATTCGGGGGCGATAAGAATAAATTTATTCCTACCGATATTGGTGAGGTTGTAAATGATTTCCTAACGAACAATTTCGCTGAAATTCTTGATTACGGTTTTACAGCAAGAGTTGAAGAAAGCTTTGACGAAATTGCAAACGGCGAACAGAAGTGGAAAGAAATGATGACCGATTTCTACTCAAAATTCCATCCGAGAATTGAAGATGTAGAAGAAAATGCCGACCGTGCCAACGGAGAACGTCTTTTAGGAGTTGATCCAAAATCCGGAAAGAACATTTATGCAAGAATCGGAAGATTCGGACCGATGATTCAGATTGGGGAACAGGACGATGAAGAAAAACCAATTTTCGCATCATTGATGGCCGGACAAAATATTGCAACCATCGCTTTAGAAGATGCTTTGGAGTTGTTTAAATTACCATTTGAATTAAATGATTTCGAAGATCAGTCGGTAACGATCGGTGTAGGAAGGTTTGGGCCTTATGTGAAATGGGGCGAAACATATATCAGTATTCCGAAAGGTGAAGATCCACTTTCTATAGATCAAAACCGTGCAGAAGAAATTATTGCTGAAAAGAAATTAGCCGATGCGCCTATCGCCAACTTCAAAGGTGAACCTATCACAAAAGGGACGGGAAGATTCGGGCCTTTCATCAAATATCAGAGCATTTTTATCAATGTGCCGAAACGATATGATTTTGATAACCTTTCTCAAAGTGACATCAACGAATTGGTAGAAGCTAAATTAGAGAAAGAAGCCAACCGATACATCCAACAGTGGGAAAAAGAAAAAATCTCTCTTGAAAACGGAAGATGGGGACCTTTCATTAAATTTGGAAAAGCCATGTTCAAAATTCCAAAGAAAAAAGATGACACCAAGTATGAAGCTGATGACTTGAAAGAAGTTTCTCTTGATGAGGTTAAAAAGTGGATTACCGCACAGGATCCTAAAGCTTTTGCAGAAAAGAAAAAACCTGCAGCGAAAAAGCCAGCTGCAAAAAAGGCAACAACAGCTAAAAAAGCTCCGGCTAAGAAACCAGCCGCTAGAAATAATAAGTTTTAA
- a CDS encoding helix-turn-helix domain-containing protein: MTNNVAEKIKRLRKSKGFSQEDMADKLHISQSAYARIETGESHSWAAHIEKLSEIFEVKPEDFLIDETNNFSSLDQLGGFAFQNVGTITTINSFLSEKLVEQYEERIKELKEQVEYWKNKSEGNN; the protein is encoded by the coding sequence ATGACCAACAACGTTGCAGAAAAAATAAAAAGACTGAGAAAATCTAAAGGCTTTTCTCAGGAAGATATGGCAGATAAACTACATATTTCCCAATCTGCTTATGCAAGAATAGAAACAGGGGAGAGTCATTCTTGGGCAGCTCATATTGAAAAGCTCAGCGAAATTTTTGAAGTAAAGCCCGAAGATTTTTTAATTGATGAAACAAATAACTTTAGCAGTTTAGATCAATTAGGTGGTTTTGCTTTTCAAAATGTTGGAACTATAACTACGATAAATTCATTCTTATCTGAAAAACTTGTAGAACAGTACGAAGAGCGCATCAAAGAATTAAAAGAACAGGTAGAGTACTGGAAAAACAAGTCTGAGGGTAACAACTAG
- a CDS encoding DUF6705 family protein — translation MKNILILIIFISALSCKAQSTIIDIVNECNDNNHNYTNGSVYLKDISNVYQPFIGTWKWTEGNREMTLVLIKQTKHNYNDTGNDNYYEDRLVGYYIYKENGVTLIDTSNDNLQKDFGITVNFQIYCNNSDNVHTVFFTDIPKNKDYEVKLEKLSPTQIKFNGKMGQYSIMPSKIPKIIHGGYSFPLEMTFTKQ, via the coding sequence ATGAAAAACATACTTATACTCATCATTTTCATATCAGCTTTAAGTTGCAAAGCACAATCAACCATCATCGATATTGTTAATGAATGTAATGACAACAATCATAATTATACAAACGGAAGTGTATATCTAAAAGACATAAGCAATGTGTACCAACCCTTTATAGGTACCTGGAAATGGACTGAAGGTAATCGGGAAATGACTTTGGTTTTGATAAAGCAGACTAAGCACAATTACAATGATACAGGTAATGATAATTATTATGAGGATAGGTTGGTTGGTTATTACATATACAAAGAAAATGGGGTGACACTAATAGATACGTCTAATGATAACTTACAAAAAGATTTTGGAATTACAGTCAATTTTCAGATATACTGTAATAATTCTGATAATGTACATACTGTTTTTTTTACGGATATACCTAAGAACAAAGATTACGAAGTAAAGCTTGAAAAATTATCACCTACTCAGATAAAGTTTAATGGTAAGATGGGGCAGTACAGCATTATGCCAAGCAAAATACCGAAAATTATTCATGGTGGGTATAGTTTTCCGTTAGAGATGACTTTTACAAAGCAGTAA
- a CDS encoding DUF6261 family protein, whose translation MNAIELKLLRNAEYLQYVKDYLGIINLNTPEQLGIEAKLAVLTTKTTELEALYKKALASEKTQELLTLDERRDNAINGIYYFLLGYSYHYDADLQQKAQSLLANMALYGSGIARLNYQAETATLNNLLRDWENKPELIDAISSFNIFAWVNEMKVANEEFNNKYLSRTQEYGDANPETIKTKREETNTAYYALRDRIDALHLLIETPPSPYATVINQLNALTDQYNNLLINRTDNSSLETPETPDKS comes from the coding sequence ATGAACGCAATTGAATTAAAATTACTTCGTAATGCAGAATATTTGCAATACGTAAAAGACTACTTAGGAATAATCAATCTGAATACTCCGGAACAGTTAGGGATTGAAGCAAAACTTGCAGTTCTGACAACTAAAACAACAGAGCTGGAAGCGCTCTACAAAAAAGCATTGGCTAGTGAAAAAACACAGGAACTTCTAACATTGGATGAAAGAAGAGATAATGCCATCAACGGGATTTATTATTTCCTTCTTGGCTATAGCTACCATTACGATGCAGATCTGCAACAGAAGGCACAGTCACTTCTTGCCAATATGGCACTCTATGGTAGCGGTATTGCCCGCCTCAATTATCAGGCAGAAACCGCCACGCTCAACAACCTTCTCCGTGATTGGGAAAACAAACCAGAGCTTATAGATGCCATCAGCTCATTCAATATTTTTGCATGGGTCAATGAAATGAAGGTTGCCAATGAAGAATTTAATAACAAATATCTTTCTCGTACTCAGGAATATGGTGACGCCAATCCGGAAACCATTAAAACAAAAAGAGAAGAAACCAATACTGCCTATTATGCGTTGCGAGACAGGATTGATGCGCTTCACTTATTGATAGAAACTCCGCCATCACCTTACGCTACGGTAATCAATCAGCTGAATGCATTGACCGATCAGTACAACAATCTGCTTATCAACAGAACTGATAATTCCTCGTTGGAAACTCCTGAAACTCCTGATAAATCCTAA
- a CDS encoding S9 family peptidase — translation MKMKTINKPTVCKKIVSRKQFCRNLLLVLFLLVTATHVMAVPPDFTTKNIKFLSEGDSLAGTIYKPDHISAAVVLIHGSGQEKRMTKFATLLAKNGIAVLTYDKRGVGESGGIYAGPEVGTNNVDAANLNLLSMDASAAVEVFSNYLSNKQIPIGLTGASQAGWIIPLTAEKNKKVKFMAIFSGALITVKEQLRFQFYTNGNSKFWDTHTEEDARKHTMTDPDKYEFTDTDPQDVLSKLSIPGLWIFGGKDIQVPVNLSIEHLNTLKSKGKRYEYRLFPELGHNTAFSKSEEPMNEAIRWMKNIKIMIAKK, via the coding sequence ATGAAAATGAAAACTATAAATAAACCGACTGTTTGTAAAAAGATCGTAAGTAGAAAACAATTTTGCAGAAATCTTCTTTTGGTATTATTTCTTTTGGTCACTGCTACTCACGTGATGGCAGTTCCGCCAGACTTTACCACCAAAAATATAAAATTTCTAAGCGAAGGAGACTCGCTTGCAGGAACTATTTATAAGCCTGATCATATTTCTGCAGCTGTTGTACTTATTCACGGATCCGGACAAGAAAAAAGGATGACAAAGTTTGCAACACTACTGGCTAAAAATGGGATTGCTGTTTTAACTTACGACAAACGTGGTGTCGGAGAATCTGGCGGTATCTATGCCGGACCGGAAGTAGGAACCAATAATGTGGACGCCGCCAATCTTAATCTTCTATCTATGGATGCGAGTGCTGCAGTGGAGGTCTTCTCCAACTATTTATCAAACAAGCAAATCCCAATAGGCTTAACCGGTGCAAGCCAGGCTGGATGGATCATTCCGTTGACTGCAGAGAAGAATAAGAAAGTCAAATTTATGGCGATTTTCAGTGGTGCATTGATAACGGTGAAAGAGCAACTTAGGTTTCAGTTTTACACCAACGGAAACTCAAAATTTTGGGATACGCATACAGAAGAAGATGCCCGCAAACACACCATGACCGACCCGGACAAATACGAATTTACAGATACTGATCCTCAAGATGTTCTTTCCAAATTATCAATTCCTGGACTATGGATTTTTGGAGGAAAAGATATTCAAGTACCCGTGAATCTATCCATTGAACACCTCAACACCTTAAAGTCCAAAGGCAAACGCTATGAGTATAGATTATTTCCGGAATTAGGGCATAATACGGCGTTCTCAAAATCCGAAGAGCCTATGAATGAAGCTATAAGATGGATGAAAAATATAAAAATAATGATAGCAAAAAAGTAA